The genomic segment GTAAGGCAGATGAGTGAGCTCTGATAAGAACTGTCATTGTGAATAAAGGTATCACAAATCTACTGCACCACCTAAAGAGGGTCATTCATATCAATACAGTTCAGTTGTGATCTTGCCTGTAAGCCCTGGAGCTGCCTagagcagtgcccagccccGGGCACCCTGAATTTGGGTGTTTTGAAAGGATATTTGGTAAATGCCTGTCAGAGAATACAAACAGCTCTTTGTCTGCATCACAGCTGACCCTGACAGTGATCTCTAGTAATACTGACATACTTGGTTTTTTAGATGAACTCCTTTCATTTCTGTCACTACAAAGGAGTGTAACTAACTTCATTATTTTATCTCCCACGTGGTTTCAGACCGGGGATGAAAGAGAAGCTACACCAAGGGATCACGATCGTGGTTGACAGATACGCCTTCTCTGGAGTGGCCTTCACAAATGCCAAAGGGGTGAGTGagtcctgcagcagcccctgcccctcacTCTGTTtgggggagcagctccaggtaGATGCCATTGCTGTGAGTGGCCCAGGGGCCATTTTCCTTCTGGGAAATGAGGATTGCAAGTGAGGGCTGGAAGTTTCAGCTCAGGTGTTGACATAGTGTGTTTGCCCGGGTCTGCCCTTCCCCAGAACAGAGAAACTCACTTGGTTGCTTTCTGTAAATCTGGACAGACTCCTGGACTGGAAGCTGACCTGTTTGACTCTGGAGAATGATTCCAGGAGTTTATTTAAGACTCTCCGTGCTTGCTCTGACTGGTGGCCCATAAACTTGCAAAGAATAACAGAACCACTTATTTTGGAAAGCATTTGTGGAAGTCATGAAGCCCAGCCTCCAGCAGGGCTGACTCGGGCCCACATCCAGCCAAGGTCTGAGTCTCTCCAGGGATGTAGATCCACTCCTTTCTGGGCTCTTCTTTGCTCACCTTCAGAGTAAAAAGTGACTTTCTTCATTTTGGCCTGAAGTTCTCATGTTCCCACTTGTGCCTTTGGGCCTGTCCCTGCTTCCAGGACAAGTCAGCTCTGTCAGCCTCCCTGTTCTGCACAGTCACTCTTGTCCCACTCCATCAGATAAGCCCCATTCCTGCTGAGTAGCCCTCAATCCTCAAAGAGCACCCTGTGGTCACAGAAGCTGAAGCCAGGCCTGCAGCACCAGTGCCCTGCATTAATTCCTGCCCAAGCCTTCTCCTGCTTCCTGGGAGGATTGAGGAGGTCCTGGATCCCCATGCCTTGCACCCTCACCTACATCTTTTTCCACCCTCCTGCTTCCCCAAGCCTGGACAGTGGGGCTTAACCCTGAGACAGATGCATTAAAGCATTTAGGTGCTAATTGGGTGTCTGCAAAGGCCCCTAATTAGGAGCGAAGACACATGTAACACAGGCTGAGTCAGTCACTCCAAAACAATGACCCCAAGCCCATGTGGGCACATGAAGGAATGTTCTGCTATccagtggggggaaaaaatgtcttcaaGTGTCTGCATTTCTTTGACTGCAGCTGTCAACCTGCAGCACTCAGGCATATGGATGCAACTCCTGGGAAGCAGAGATGGCATCCTTTGCTAGAAGGGATCTCATCTACTTGTTAAAGGAGTGGAGTTTGACACGTTTTTCACTCCAAAAGCATTCCCAGAAGAAGGGGAGATGTTGATGCCCATATCTAACACAATAGTTaccagcagccagagctcacGTCCAAGATGCTGTGGCACTTCCAGCTTCTATCACACCCTCAAGGGATTAAAAACTCCACTGCATATGCAtccaaaaaacacccaaactgCTGGGATACAGAACATCTGGGGAGAAACTGGAGGGCAGATTTGCCTGCTCCTCTTAAAAGAGGGATTTAGGATTTGGATGAGCATTAAGTGGACAAGCCTCCACGGTCTCCCCACAACACCATGGATTCACGTGCCCTGATGGAAGTCTTCAGATCAGTCAGCAAGATCCAGAAACTGGAAAACTGCTTCTCTTGTGTCTGGACTGAAATTCCTGGGTAAGTGAGTGTTGAAAAGGAGCCTCCATGGGCTCAGAGATCCACAGGGAAGCTGTGTGGTGTTTGTATTTGGGAGCAGCTTTCTTTTGGACCAAGCACGAGTTTTGGACTGATAAAGGCTGGGAGGAGGCTCAGGATGTGCCTTGGTAGAGCTCTGAAGGGCTCTGCAGAAGAGGCATTAAAATCTTTAGCTCTGTCCAACTTAAGTGAGCACGAGGGGTGCACAGCACCCAGCAAAACCTGCTCCTCCCCAAATTACCAGGACTGAATTCCCACATGGGAAGCTGGGATATTATCgctttttgtgtttctttcacCTCAAATTTGGTTGTCTTTGTTTGGGACAGAACTTCTGCCTGGACTGGTGCAAACAGCCCGACGTGGGACTCCCAAAGCCAGACCTGATCCTGTTTCTTCAGTTAAGCCCAGAAGAAGCAGTAGAACGAGGGAACTATGGACATGAACGTTATGAGTCCAGCTCCTTCCAAGAGAAAGTTCTGCAGTCCTTCTATTGTCTGATGGAAGACAAGAGCCTTAACTGGAAGGTGAGGAAATAACCCCAATGGGCTAGTCatgggctggggtgggggtcTCTCATGAGAGCTCCCAAACTGTGCCCATCATATCCCTGTGctcccccttcctgctcctggtCAGGGGGACATGCTGGGGACCAGCCAAGGGCACTGTGGGCTGTGGCAGAGGGCACTTCCCTGTTGCAGAACACCCTGGTCAGCTCTTGGAGCACCAATGATGAATCTCAGCTTACCTGCCTCTATGTATCTAACACATCCCAAAGAGTGTCAGCAAACAACATGCAACAGcagtttcttctgcttcccttcATCCAGCCCCACATCTACTTCTTAAATGTCTATTCCTAAATAGATTTTTCCCAGTTCCACTCCAGAAACGGTGCACAGGAGGTATAATTAGCTCATTTCACTGCTCAGGAACACTAACAATATTGAGTAATGAGGGGGAGCAGATGTTAACAGCAaagattttctcattttctggtGTCCAATaacatgtttctgtgttttctgtatctatcctgtttgtttgttttttttttttttgtcttggaaaCAGACAGTGGATGCTTCACAGAGCATAGAAGACTTGCACAGAGAAATCAAGTCCATTGCAGAGAAAACCATGGAGGAGGTTCAGAATAAACCTCTGGGAGAACTCTGGAAATAAAACTTGATACAGGTCAGGTCTAAAGGAATAGGGGAAAGCTCACCTCATGGATGACTCCCTTAGATATCACTCTCCAGTAGCTACAGCTCAGATCCTGAGTATTCTTCTGGGTCCAACGATGCTGATGTCCTTGTTATTTCATCTGCTCCTCCCCCTCCATAGTCCCTTCCACatgttttaaatgaatataCCATAAGCATGAATCAAATTCTTGGTAAAAACCTCCCTATCCCAAACAGGAGCTCTTGTTGCAGCTCCAGTCCTGGGGTGCAGATGTGGGTGTGAAGCCCAGGGCCACCCTGAGCATGGACAGTTTCCAGTTCCAGGGAACTGCTGTGTTTCTGATTATTCTGCCTCCCTAGTAAATGCACCCTGCATGCTCAAACCAGTCTGTAGAGGACTTGCtaataaattattacttttaagCATTTGGCACAGGGcgtttttttttccagtatgaTCATTTATCTTCTAGAAGGACACGTGGGAGGTGAAAGTGCTGCGGTTCAGGCTCTAAATCCAAGGAAAGCTGTTTGCTGGAGCTGTGGAATGAAGGGAGAGGTGAATTCAGGCCTCCTTCCCAGATGTGCACTGAGAATGGGACAGAAAACTGCTGTGAGCAGGTAAGAGCCTGAAATAGATGGATTAGCTCACAGCAAGGCCAGTTTGGAGGGTGAGTAGCACATAAGCTATTTTAGACTGGCTAAGATGAGGGGAATCAATCTGTGGCTCCTACACACCCCTCAGTGCAATTTAAACAGCCCATAAGGGCTGCCAAACCAGACCAGCTATGAATCACCTAAGCCAGCAGTAACAACCAGCAAACCATAACAAACTGGAACGTTAAATCATTTGCAAGGGGCACTGAGAGAGTTCATGTCTCTGCTGGACAGTTAACACACCTTGTAGCAGGGAGGACTGCATTAATCTCCTGCTCTAATTCTTAGAGAGAGGCAGATTGAACTGATTCCctagcagggaaaggaaagctaAATGTTTAAAGCAAAATTGCTAATACAGACAtcagctgaaatggaaaaagctgctcc from the Chiroxiphia lanceolata isolate bChiLan1 chromosome 10, bChiLan1.pri, whole genome shotgun sequence genome contains:
- the DTYMK gene encoding thymidylate kinase gives rise to the protein MAARRGALIALEGVDRAGKSTQGRRLVQGLRAAGHKADLIRFPDRTTEIGQLISSYLVREKDLEDHTIHLLFSANRWEHVPGMKEKLHQGITIVVDRYAFSGVAFTNAKGNFCLDWCKQPDVGLPKPDLILFLQLSPEEAVERGNYGHERYESSSFQEKVLQSFYCLMEDKSLNWKTVDASQSIEDLHREIKSIAEKTMEEVQNKPLGELWK